The genomic interval TCGTGGTCGCCAGCGTCACCTCGTCGACGCCTGCCTCGACCGCCCGTTCGACGACCCGTTCGGTCGCTGCGGGGTCGATGCGGCCCTCGTACGGGCAGTAGAAACTCGTGCCGATGCCGGCCTCGACGGTCACGTCGGTCCCGTCGGCGAGGTCGACGATAGCGTCTACCTCCTCCAGGATGTCGTCGACCGTCATGTTCTGGTTCTTCCGACTGTAGCTCTCGCTGACCGTGATGAGCGCGTTCACCTTGTCGACGTCCGCGTCGAGCGCCCGTTCCATGCCGACCGCGTTGGGCACGAGCGCCCGGTAGGTCGTGTCTGGGTTCCGGTCGATACGTGCGGCCACCTCGTCGGCGTCCCGGAGCGTCGGGACGGCGTCGGGGTGTGTGAACGAGGTTATCTCGATCTCGTCGACGCCGGTCGAGGAGAGGCGGTCGATGATGTCGACTTTCTCGTCGGTCGGGACGAACTCGTCGAGCCGCTGGAACCCGTCGCGCGGGAGCATCTCGACGAGCGTGACGTCCTCCGGGAGGTCGAGCGCCACTCAGATCACCTCCTCGTCGACGAGGTCGGCGATAGTCGCGTCGTCGTACCCCAGGAGCCCGCCGTAGACGGGTTCGTTGTGTTCGCCCAGGCTCGGGCCCAGGTGCCGAACCTCACCCGGCGTCTCGCTGAACTTCGGGAAGGCGTTCTGCACCGTCGCGTCGCCGAGTTCGTCGTCGTCGACGGTGACGAGGGCGTCTCGGGCGCGGTACTGTTCGTCCTCGAAGATGTCCTCGACGTTGTAGATGGGGGCGATGGTGGCGTCCGCGTCGTTGAACGCCTCCAGCACCTCCTCGCGCGTGTGGTCGTCCATCCACTCCTGGATGATACGGTCGAGTTCGTCCACGTTGTCGAGACGAGCCTCGTTGTCGGCGAACCGCTCGTCGTCTTTCAGGTCCGGTCGGTCGATGGCGTCGAACACCCGCATCGCGGTCGGTTGGGCGCTCGCCGAGATGGCGACGTACCGGTCGTCGCCCGTCGGGTAGACGTTCCGCGGTGCCGACGACGTCGAGCGGTTACCGGACCGCTCCTCGACCGTATCCAGCTGGTCGTAGCGCAGGGGCTGTGGACCGAGCAGCGAGAAGATGGGCTCGGTGAGGCTCGTGTCGATGTACTGACCGCCGCCGTCGTGGACCTCGCGGTGGTACAGCGCGAACATGATGGCGAACGTCGAGAACAGGGCGGCGACGCCGTCGGCGAGCCCCGTCGGCGGCAGCAGGGGCTCCCGGTCGGGGTAGCCGTTGAGATACGCGAACCCGCTCATCGCCTCCGCGAGCGTCCCGAACCCGGGCCGCTCCGCATAGGGGCCGGTCTGTCCGAACCCCGAGAGCCGGCACATGACGAGGTCCGGATTCAGCTCCGAGAGGCGCTCGTAGCCGAGGTTCCACCGTTCGAGCGTTCCGGGCCGGAAGTTCTCGACGAGGACGTCAGCCTCCGAGACGAGGTCCTCGAAGACGACCTGTCCCGCCTCGACGCCGAGGTTCAGCGTGACCGAGCGCTTGTTCCGGCCCAGGTACTTCCACCAGAGACCGGTCCCGTCCTTCTGGGGGCCGAACTGGCGCAGGTGGTCTCCCGTCGCTGGATGTTCGACCTTGATGACGGTCGCACCGAAATCGGCGAGGAATCGGCCGACCGTCCCCGCGGAGATCATCGTCCCCGCTTCGACGACCGTCAGGCCTTCGAGCGGTCCGTGCGCTGCATCTTCGTCCATCGTCGTCTCGATTCCGTTCATACGGTACTCCTCCTCGCGTCGTGGCAGGCTACTCGCGGAGCGGCTCCGGCGGCAGCAGACTGCGTGTGTGATGTGATGTGGTGCATCGGTTGGCGTCGTCGTCTTCGATCGGTCGACGGGGTCCGTGCTGTTGTCGCTCAGATGGGGCGGTCGATGTGCGTTCCGTGGCCGGCGTCGCCGACGATCTCACCGTGCTCGTAGGCCACCTGGCCCTTCACGACGGTGTGGGTCGGCCACCCCGTCACCTCCCGGCCGTCGTACGGGGAGTAATCGGCGGCACTCTTCAGTAGTTCGGGCGTCACCTCCCTTTTCTCGTCGAGGTCGACGACGGCGAGGTCGGCGTCGCTGCCCACCCTGACGGTGCCTTTCTTCGGATAGAGGTTGAACGCCTTCGCCGTGTTGGTCGACGTCACCTCGACGGCACGCTCCAGCGAGATGCGGCCCTCGTTGACGCCCTCCGAGAGTATCAGTGGGAGCATCGTCGCCGTACTCGGGAATCCGGGGAGGCTGTCGGGGACGTCCTGGCCGATCTTCTCCTCGGCCATGTTACAGCAGTGGTCCGTACCGATGCAGGAGATGGTCCCGTCGGCGACCCGCTCCCAGAGCGTCTCGCGGTCTTCCGCGGAGCGGACCGGTGGGTTGACGTTGTGACGTTCGTCGGCTTCCTCGCTCGTGAGCGTCAGGTAATGCGTGCAGGTCTCGCCGGTGAGCCCCCAGCCGGCGTCCTTGAGCGTCGCGAGTTCGTCCGCGGTCTGGCCGGAGGAGACGTGGACGGCGTAGAAGTTCTCGCCGTAGTCGTGCTGGCGGGCCAGCGCCGCCCCGGAGATCATGCTCTGGGCCTCGGCGTACCCCGGGAACTGCTCGACGAGGGCGTCGTAGTCGCGGTACTCCTGGTCGTCATCCAGCTCCGTCTCGAGGTACGGGTTGTCGCCGAGCGAGTTCGTTATCTCGACGTTCTCGGAGTGGTAGCCCAGCGTCGTCGGGACGTCCTGGTCGGCGAGCGCCTGGATGAACGCGTCACCGAAGTCGTCGCGCATCTCGCAGTCGACGCCGAACTTCTCGGCGGCGCTGTACTTGTAGTTCATGTACCACTTGAACGTGGTGATGCCCAGCTCGTCGACGATGTAGGGGATCTCCTCGACGTGCTCGAACGACAGCAGTCCCAGCGAGAAGAAGTAGTCGTGGTAGTAGTTGGGTTCGGCCTGCTCGAAGTACTCACCCATTATCTCCTCGTACGACCCCGGTCGCCGGAAGTAATTCCCGATGGTGGTCACGCCACCGACGAGGTCCGACTGGGATTCGCTCTCGGCGTCCTCCGCCAGCGTGCGGTAGATGCCGTGGTGCGTGTGTGGGTCGATGGCTCCTGGGAGGACGTGCTTGCCGTCCGCGTCGATCTCGCGGTCGCCCTCGACGCTCCCCGGACTGGCGATTGCGCTGATGAGACCGTCCGTCGCCGCGACGTCCGCCTCGAACGTCCCGTGTTCCGGCGTGACGACGGTACCGTTCCTGACGACGAGGTCGTGGGTCATGGTTCCTCCAGTGTCTCGACGTACTCGCGGACCTCCTCGGTCTCCAGGACCTCGGCGTACTTCATCCACATGTCGAGGAGGCCGATCTTGTGCGACGCCTCGATACGGTCGAAGAGACACTCCTGGGGTAGAACGACGCCGTACCCGTGCTGGGTGGCGTCGACGACCGTCGCCCGGACGCACCCGCTGGTCGAGTTCCCGACGACGATGAGCGAGTCGTGCTCCCCCTCGGTCAACAGGTCGTCCAGCTCGGTGTCGAAGAAGACGCTCGCGTACGTCTTGTCGATGACCGTCTCGCCCTCCTCGGGCGCGACGGGGTCGACGATGTCGAGGTCGGGGTGGTCCGGGTCGTCGTAACTCGACGGCACGACCCGACTGTACACGACCCGGAGTCCCTCGTCGCGCGCGAAGTCGAGGAACGGGTCGATGTGGTCGATGGCGTCCCAGGCGATCTCCCCCATCGCCGTCCGGTACTCCTCGACTGCATCGAGGATCGGGACGTCGTCGCCGACGATGAGTCGCTGCATGTCGATGACCAGTACCAGCGGGTTCTCACCGAGCCCTCGTGACTCCCACGAGGACGCTCCCTCCTTGTCGTACCCGGCCGCCGTGATGACGGCCTCGTCCCGCTCGGAGAGCAGGTCCTCCCAGATTCGCTCTGTCATTGTCTCACACACGGCTGCGGTGCCCACTGGCATAAATTTTCGTCACTCCTGCCGCGATGGGTCGGGTTCTCGTGGTCGAGTGCGGCCGACCCACTACGGCGACCTCGACCCCCTGCTCCGCTATCCGGACCGCTCCGGCGCGAAGGTCTCCAGGGTACGCTCGACCCACTCGTCGTCGGTCCCGGACGGCGTCCGGACGATAGGCAGGTCGACGCCCAGTGCACGAAGCTCTTCCAGTTCGTCGCGCGCGGTCGTCGGCGTTCCGACGAGGCCGACGACATCGAGAAACGACTCGGAGAGTTGGCCCGCGGCGGCTTCGGTCGTCTCTGCCTCGCGGGCGGCCTCGACCTCGTCGCCGAACCCGGCCTCCTCGGCGACGCGGGCGTAGTATCCGGGGATGTCGCGGAGGTAGTACGCCACGTGGTTCGCGGCGGCCTCGTAGGCGACGGTCGGGTCGTCGTGGACCGCCGTGAGGACGTACATGGCCACGTCGATATCAGCCGGGTCGCGGTCGGCGCGGCTCGCCCCCTCGGCGAGCCACCCCGTCGCCTCCTCGAACCGCGACGGTGGGTAGAGGTTCGGCAGCCACCCGTCGGCCACCTCGCCCGTCAGTCTGACGTTGCCCGGCCCGAGCGCCCCGTTGTAGATGGGAATCGACGACCGCTCGGGTTCGAACGCCTCCCAGAAGCTGGTCCGGTCCGGGCTGTAGAACTCTCCCTCGAACCCCTCGGCCTCGCCTCGGAGGTATCGCCGGACGAGTTCGACGTACTCGTGGAGTCGTGCGAGCGGTCGGTCGAACTCGACGCCGTGGAACGTCTCGACGACTCCCGGGTGAGCGACGCCGAGGCCGAGGATGGCACGGCCACCCGAATGCTCGTCGAGCGTCGCCGCCGCGGCCGCCAGCGCGGCCGGCGTCCGGGAGAACACGTTGACGATACCCGTCGCCAGACCGATCTCGTCCGTGTGGACCGCCCACCGCTCCAGTTTACCGAACGCTGTCTTCCCCTGCCCCTCGGCCGCCCAGACGGAGTCGTACCCCAACTCCTCCGCGCGAACGACCTGCTCCGGGTCGTCGCGGAGCGCGAACAACACCCCCGTTCGCTTCCGGTCGCTCGTCACGCCAGTCCCCGGATGCTCACTCGGTACGCCCATCGTTCACTCATCAGCGGTCTCGTCTCGACCATGTCATGGAGTTGCACGCCTCGGCGTGGTAAAGCTGTCGCGCCGCCCGGCCACTCGCGAGTGAACCACTCCGACGGTCGCTCTCGACGGTCTCGCTCCTCCTCGTCCCGCCAGTCGAACCTCCGAACGTCGTCGCTCGGTCACCCCGTCGAGTGAACGCCGCCGTCGACGACCAGCGACTCCCCCGTGACGTAGCTCGCCAGGTCGCTCGCGAGGTACAGCGCCGCGTCGGCGACATCCTCTGGCCGACCGAACGCGTCGAGCGGAACGCGTTCTCTGAAGGCCTCCCCCGCTGCCGTGTCGATGACCTCGCTGTCCTCACGAGTCATCGCCGTCTCGATGACGCCGGGGTGGATGACGTTCGCCCGGACGCCACTCGGGCCGAGTCCGTCGGCCAGTGCGTACGTCATGAGCCGAATCGCTCCCTTCGACGCCGAGTAGGCGACGTAGTCACCGACCCCGTACAGCCCCGCCGTCGACGAGAGGTTCACGATGCTTCCCTGCCCCTGCTCGACCAGCCGTCGCGCGGCGGCCTGCGACCCGAAGTACGTCCCCTTCACGTTCGTCTCGAACACGCGGTCGAACTCCGCCTCCTCGGCCGTCAGGAACGACTCGGCGTGGAAGACGCCGGCGTTGTTCACCATGACGTCTATCTCGCCGAACGCGTCGGCCGCTGCGACCGCCCGTTCGAGCGCCGCCGGGTCACGCACGTCGCACTCGACGAACGTCGCCCGGCGGTCGGTCTCCTCGCGGATGTACTCGTGTGTGGGGCGACCCGTCTCTCGTGGCTGCTCGCGCAGGTCTGCGACGACGACGTCTGCGCCCTGTTCGGCGAACCGTGTGGCGATAGCCCGACCGATTCCACTCGTGGCACCGGTGACGACCGCGGTCTGGCCGTCGAGTAGGTGGTCCATGCGACCACGTCGCAGTGTGATGGGTTGACCGTTTCGCCCCGCGACCGTCCGGAGTGCCGTGTGCGAGGGCGTACCAACGCTTAAGTTGGTACCTCACATCTGCCGTGTCAATGGCACCGCTTCTGGAGACCACCGACCTGGAGAAGACGTTCGGCGCTCTCGTCGCGAACGACGGCATCTCACTCACCGTCGACGCGGGCGAGGTCCGGGGAATCATCGGACCGAACGGCAGCGGAAAGTCGACGTTCTTCAACACGGTCACGGGCTTCTACACCGCCGACGGGGGGACGGTCACGTTCGATGGCGAGGACATCACTGGCTGTTCGTCTCACGAGATCGCACGCAAGGGACTGGCACGGACGTTTCAGATCGTCTCGCCGTTCGAGAACCTGACCGTCCGGCAGAACCTGCTGGCGGTCCACTCGAAGGGGGTGCGAGTCAGCGAGGACAAACGCGAGCGGGCGGACGAGATTCTGGAGTTCCTCGACATCGCTCACCTCGCAGACGACGAGGCCAGCGAGATGAGCGGCGGGCAGCAGAAGCTCCTCGAACTCGCCCGCCTCCTCATGCTCGACCCGAAGTGCATCATGCTCGACGAGCCGACAGCGGGCGTCAACCCCGCCCTCCAGGACCGCATCCTCGACCGACTCATCGCGATGAACGACCGCGGGACGACCTTCGTCATCGTCGAGCACGACATGGACCTCATTCGAGCGTTCGCGGACACGGTGACGGTGTTCGACCAGGGCAGAATCATCGCGGAGGGGACGTTCGACGAAGTGACCGCGGAGTCGCGAGTCCGCGACGCGTATCTGGGCGTCGAGAGCGACCTGAAGGAGGTGCTCGGATGAGCACCGACTCCGACCCGACGACCGACGCCGAGGACCGCCCGACGACCGGGACGAGCGACCAACTCGTCGTCGAGAACGTCGTCACCGGGTACGGCAATCACGAGATCATCCACGACGTCTCCGCGAAGAGTCACGAGGGGGTGACCTGCATCTTCGGACCGAACGGCTCGGGCAAGTCGACGCTCATCAAGGCGATGGGCGGCAAGCTACCGCTGTGGAGCGGACGCAAGCGCATGGGCGACCGGGACCTGACGGACGCGAACGCGAGCGACATGGTCGACGCCGGCGTCATCACCGTCCCGCAGGACGGCGGGCTGTTTCCGTCGATGACCGTCCGAGAGAACCTCCTCATGGGTGGGCACTCCGTCGACGACGACGACCTCGTCAGCCGTCGGATGGATGAGGCCTACGAGGCGTTCCCTATCCTCGAGGAGAAGACGGCTGCGAAGGCCACCTCGCTCTCGGGCGGGCAGCAGATGATGCTGAGCTTCGCCCGAGCGATGGTGTCCGGAGCCGACGTGTTCCTGCTCGACGAACCGTCGGCAGGACTCGCGCCGACGCTCGTCGACGACGTGATGGAACAGGTCCGTACCCTCGTCGACAGGGGCGTTCAGGTCGTCCTCGTCGAGCAGAACGTCAAGACGGCCCTCCGCGTCGCCGACCACGTCTACATCCTCGCCCAGGGGCGCACCCAGTTCGACGGGCCACCCGCCGACCTGGCCGAGGAGGACGAACTCATCGAACTGTACCTCGGCATCAAGTAACTCCCTCATTCCTCTGTACCGTCGCTCTGAACGAGGTGTAGCGATCCTCCTCGGCTATCCTAACTCTCCGTCACCGGATCGAAGCAGTTCGAAGAGCGTCGTCGAATCCGCAGGACCCTCTCGGGTCGCGGCCCACAGGTCGTTGGCGGAGTCGGTGCCCAGCACGGGACCGACGAGGTCGGTGAACTTCTCGCGGACGACGCTCTCCTCGTACGGCCGTTCGGCACCGCCGGCGGCGTGAACGACCTTCTCCGAACGCGTCGAGCCATCGGTCGTCGTCACGGTGACTCGTGCGGAGCGCTGGTCGGGAAGCCGGTCACGCATCTCGTCGGTGGCGACGACCTCGACGCGGTCGGCGAGTGCCAGCGTCGGTTCGTCGATGGCGTCGGCGACGAACGCCGGCTTTCCCGAGGTGCCGTGGACGAGGCGCGTCGCGACGGCGAACGGCACCGAGAACTTCGCCTGGAGCGCACTGCTGGGTCGGGTCTCGGTGAGCGCGGCCGCCGCGGGGTAGGTCTCGACGCGGACGCCATCGACGGTAGCCGGATCGAGTCCGCTCTCCAGCAGCGCGTCGACCGCGTCGATAGTCGGGTGGGTGTACCGACAGGCGGCGTGTCGTTTGAAGTACCCCTGCGTCACCTCCCACCGCTCACCGAGGTCGGCCCCGAGCGCGTCGCGGTCGACCGTCCCCTCGACCGCGAGGTCGAGGTGTCTCGCGATGCCGTCGTCGACCCCCGAGAACCCGGCAGCCGCGAGGTCGGCGGCCAGGAGCCCCGAGAGGTTCGCTCCCCCGGCGAACGCCTGCCGAACGGTCGCCCCTTCCGTGGCTGCGGCCATCAACGTGTGCTGGGCGTCCTTCGCGGCGATTCGAGCCGCCTGCTCGACGGTCGCGGCGTCGTACCCGCGATTCACCGCGACGCCGACCGCCGCGCCGACCGGGCCCCAGACGCCGTGCGGGTGGTAGCCCTCCGCCAGTGGCTGACAGGCTCGACCGGCCCGGGCGGCCGCCTCGTACCCGGCAACGAACGAGACGAGGAGGTCGTCACCGGACCCGTCGTCGACCTCCCAGTCGGCGAGCAGCGCCGGTAGGACGTGAATCGCGGGGTGGCCGGCGGCGTACTTGTGCCCCTCGTCCAGTTCGAGCACCGTCCCCGACGCGCCGCCAGCGAACGCGGCGAGATAGCGCGACGTCGTCGCGTCGTGTCCGACGACCGTCGCCGACCCCGGTGTCCGCTCGCAGGCACCGTCGACGAACCCCCGAACGTCGGGGTCGGTCGAGCCGCCGACCATCGCTGCGACGGTGTCCGCAACCACCAGTCGGGCGTGCGAACGGACTGGTTCCAGAACGTCGTCGAACGAGAGAGTGGCCGCGAAGGTCGCCAGTTCCGTCTCGGCGCTCATGCGTCGCCCTCTGTCGTGGTCGAATCGGCGTCACCCGCGACCGACTCGGCCACGAACTCGCCGACCAGGTGTCCCTCGGTGAGCGCCGTCATGAGGTCCATCCCTGGGATGTAGACGTTGGGGTCACCGCCTTCGAGGCTCTCGGCGGCGTTGCCGCCGGCGTAGAGGTTCTCGACGACCGATCCGTCGTCGCGAACGACTCGCATCCGCTCGTCGACGACGATACCCTGTCTCGCCTTGACGTACATCGGCTGTATCTTCGCCGTGTAGAACGGCGGCGTGAGTTCGTGAGGGTAGGCACGCCCGTACGGGACGTCGGCCGCGTCGTCGGTCGCCCGGTTGACGGTCGCGATGGTGGAGCCGAGCCGGTCGCCGTCGAGACCGTAGCGGGCTGCGACCTCCGCGACGGTGTCGGCCACGTCGAAGCAGTCCTCGTCCAGCAGGAAGGAGAACTGGTGGTTCGTGAGCGGTTCGTCGAGGAACAGGTCGACGATGGACCCGTCGAGGACGATGTAGCCCGTCGCGTCGGGCTGGTCGAGGAGGTGCATGTCCATGACCCGGTAGGGGACGTTCCCGCAGTCCATGAACCGCTCGGCGTCGTCGTTCACGATGATAGCGCCGGCCTTGACGAGTTCGTTCGGGAGGTAGACGCCTTCGGGGACGGTGAACGGACCGTGCATGTCGTACAGCGGTTCGTCGAGTCGCAGCCCGAGTTCCTCCGCGATTCGAAGCGCGTCGCCGGTGTTCTCACGGGTGCCCCAGTAGTCGAGCCCGGCGATCTCCGGGACGCGCTCGGCGATGAGTTCCGGGTTGGCCGCGAACCCGTCGCAGGCCAGGAGGACGTGGTCGGCGCGAATCATGTGGGTGGTCTGGCGGCGCGGGACGGCGGTCGGGTTCTCCTTGGAGGCGACGCCGATGACCGCGCCAGTCGTCTCGTCGCGGAGCAGCTGGTCACAGGGGAACTCGGTCCGGACGTCGACGCCGCGTTCCACTGCCGCCTCGTGGAGGGCGTCGGTGACGGGTTTTCCGGCCCGCGGGATGACGCCGTCGTCGCGGACGGGGTAGTGCGTCCGGTGGACCCGGTGGCCGGCCATCTCGAACCGGCCGGTGTGGAGGGTGAGGTCGGCTCCGATCTCCTCCCGTAGCCAGTCGAGCGTCCGACCGGAGTTCCCGGCGACCGTCGTCACGAGCGTCCGATCGAGCGTGTACTGGTCGGCGGACGACTCCGTCTGCTGGGCGAGGAGGTCGTCGTAGAACGCCTCGGCCGAGTCGTCGATGCCGCGTTCTCGCTGGAGCGACGAGTCGACACCGCAGATCTGACCGGTCGCCACTCTGGCTTTGCCGCCGATGCGGTCGGCCTTCTCGAGGAGTACCACGTCGGCGTGGACGGCCGCTGTCGCCGCTGCCGCGAGGCCACACCCGCCCCCACCGACGACGGCGAACTCCGTCGCCGCTTCCCAGTCGACCAGTTCCGGGTCGACGTCTCGAACGAACATACGTGCACCTTGTGACACGCTCGCATAAGCGTTAGTGGAACCGAAGCTCCGCAGCCATCCCAAACCAAGATTTATGTGGTCTCCGCAGAGAGGTATGGGACAGAAGTCCATGTCAAGGGATAGCAAATATAGCAGTACCAGCAGGCGACAGTACATCGCAGCCCTCGGCGCCGCGGGGCTCGCCGGGTTAGCAGGGTGTGCGAGCGGAGAGGACGCCACTACCACGGAAGGGGGGAACGGTGGCGGTGGCGGTGGTGGCGGCGGTGGCGGCAACGGCACTGGCACTACCACCGGCACGACCGGCGGGAGCGCCGAGGAGGTCGTCATCGGTGCCAACGAACCGCTCTCGGGGAGTCTGTCGCGAGCCGGGTCCGCGATGGCGCGCGGAGCCGAACTCGCGACGATTCACGTCAATCAGGGCGGCGTCGTGCCCGGGTTCGACGAGGGGGGAATCCCGAGTCTCGACGGGGCGACGCTCGCGCTCGAACGAGGCGACAACGAGGGGACACAGGAGCTGGGCGGTGAGGTCGAACAGCAGCTCATCGACGCCGGAGCGGTCGCCATCACGGGCTGTTACTCCTCGCCGGTGACGCTGTCGGCGGCCCAGATCGCCGAACGCGAGCAGGTCCCGCACGTCATCGACGTCTCGGTCGCCAACCGTATCCTCCAGGACCGACAGCTCGAATACGGCTTCCGCGTCTCCCCGAACGCAGACCGTTTCGCCCAGAACTACGCGACGTTCATGCCGGAGATGGCACGGGCGAACGGGGCGACGATGGACACGGCCGGGCTGGTCTACCTCGACAACGCGTTCGGGCAGTCCATCGCCGAGACGCTCCAGGCCCAGCTTCCGGAGAACGACGTGGAGGTCCTGTTCGCCGACGCGTACGCGTTCGACCAGGGCAACCTCTCCACCGAGGCGACGAAGGCGAAGCAGAACGACCCCGACGCCCTCGTCTTCACGGGCTACGGCAACGGTGGCATCAAGATGATGAACGGCCTGCAGAACGTCGACTACCGCCCGTCGCTCCTGACCGGCTGTTCGACCCCGACGTTCACGTCCGAGCAGGTCATCTCGGAGATCGGTTCGTTCGTCGACGGCGGCTTCGGCAACAACTACGACTTCGATCACAACCTCGACTGGACGGAGACGATCTTCACCGACTACGAGTCGGAGTTCGGTGACCCGCT from Halomarina salina carries:
- a CDS encoding dihydroorotase, giving the protein MTHDLVVRNGTVVTPEHGTFEADVAATDGLISAIASPGSVEGDREIDADGKHVLPGAIDPHTHHGIYRTLAEDAESESQSDLVGGVTTIGNYFRRPGSYEEIMGEYFEQAEPNYYHDYFFSLGLLSFEHVEEIPYIVDELGITTFKWYMNYKYSAAEKFGVDCEMRDDFGDAFIQALADQDVPTTLGYHSENVEITNSLGDNPYLETELDDDQEYRDYDALVEQFPGYAEAQSMISGAALARQHDYGENFYAVHVSSGQTADELATLKDAGWGLTGETCTHYLTLTSEEADERHNVNPPVRSAEDRETLWERVADGTISCIGTDHCCNMAEEKIGQDVPDSLPGFPSTATMLPLILSEGVNEGRISLERAVEVTSTNTAKAFNLYPKKGTVRVGSDADLAVVDLDEKREVTPELLKSAADYSPYDGREVTGWPTHTVVKGQVAYEHGEIVGDAGHGTHIDRPI
- a CDS encoding ABC transporter ATP-binding protein, which translates into the protein MSTDSDPTTDAEDRPTTGTSDQLVVENVVTGYGNHEIIHDVSAKSHEGVTCIFGPNGSGKSTLIKAMGGKLPLWSGRKRMGDRDLTDANASDMVDAGVITVPQDGGLFPSMTVRENLLMGGHSVDDDDLVSRRMDEAYEAFPILEEKTAAKATSLSGGQQMMLSFARAMVSGADVFLLDEPSAGLAPTLVDDVMEQVRTLVDRGVQVVLVEQNVKTALRVADHVYILAQGRTQFDGPPADLAEEDELIELYLGIK
- a CDS encoding isochorismatase family protein, producing the protein MTERIWEDLLSERDEAVITAAGYDKEGASSWESRGLGENPLVLVIDMQRLIVGDDVPILDAVEEYRTAMGEIAWDAIDHIDPFLDFARDEGLRVVYSRVVPSSYDDPDHPDLDIVDPVAPEEGETVIDKTYASVFFDTELDDLLTEGEHDSLIVVGNSTSGCVRATVVDATQHGYGVVLPQECLFDRIEASHKIGLLDMWMKYAEVLETEEVREYVETLEEP
- a CDS encoding SDR family oxidoreductase yields the protein MDHLLDGQTAVVTGATSGIGRAIATRFAEQGADVVVADLREQPRETGRPTHEYIREETDRRATFVECDVRDPAALERAVAAADAFGEIDVMVNNAGVFHAESFLTAEEAEFDRVFETNVKGTYFGSQAAARRLVEQGQGSIVNLSSTAGLYGVGDYVAYSASKGAIRLMTYALADGLGPSGVRANVIHPGVIETAMTREDSEVIDTAAGEAFRERVPLDAFGRPEDVADAALYLASDLASYVTGESLVVDGGVHSTG
- a CDS encoding CaiB/BaiF CoA transferase family protein → MNGIETTMDEDAAHGPLEGLTVVEAGTMISAGTVGRFLADFGATVIKVEHPATGDHLRQFGPQKDGTGLWWKYLGRNKRSVTLNLGVEAGQVVFEDLVSEADVLVENFRPGTLERWNLGYERLSELNPDLVMCRLSGFGQTGPYAERPGFGTLAEAMSGFAYLNGYPDREPLLPPTGLADGVAALFSTFAIMFALYHREVHDGGGQYIDTSLTEPIFSLLGPQPLRYDQLDTVEERSGNRSTSSAPRNVYPTGDDRYVAISASAQPTAMRVFDAIDRPDLKDDERFADNEARLDNVDELDRIIQEWMDDHTREEVLEAFNDADATIAPIYNVEDIFEDEQYRARDALVTVDDDELGDATVQNAFPKFSETPGEVRHLGPSLGEHNEPVYGGLLGYDDATIADLVDEEVI
- a CDS encoding FAD-dependent oxidoreductase, yielding MFVRDVDPELVDWEAATEFAVVGGGGCGLAAAATAAVHADVVLLEKADRIGGKARVATGQICGVDSSLQRERGIDDSAEAFYDDLLAQQTESSADQYTLDRTLVTTVAGNSGRTLDWLREEIGADLTLHTGRFEMAGHRVHRTHYPVRDDGVIPRAGKPVTDALHEAAVERGVDVRTEFPCDQLLRDETTGAVIGVASKENPTAVPRRQTTHMIRADHVLLACDGFAANPELIAERVPEIAGLDYWGTRENTGDALRIAEELGLRLDEPLYDMHGPFTVPEGVYLPNELVKAGAIIVNDDAERFMDCGNVPYRVMDMHLLDQPDATGYIVLDGSIVDLFLDEPLTNHQFSFLLDEDCFDVADTVAEVAARYGLDGDRLGSTIATVNRATDDAADVPYGRAYPHELTPPFYTAKIQPMYVKARQGIVVDERMRVVRDDGSVVENLYAGGNAAESLEGGDPNVYIPGMDLMTALTEGHLVGEFVAESVAGDADSTTTEGDA
- a CDS encoding LLM class flavin-dependent oxidoreductase; this translates as MGVPSEHPGTGVTSDRKRTGVLFALRDDPEQVVRAEELGYDSVWAAEGQGKTAFGKLERWAVHTDEIGLATGIVNVFSRTPAALAAAAATLDEHSGGRAILGLGVAHPGVVETFHGVEFDRPLARLHEYVELVRRYLRGEAEGFEGEFYSPDRTSFWEAFEPERSSIPIYNGALGPGNVRLTGEVADGWLPNLYPPSRFEEATGWLAEGASRADRDPADIDVAMYVLTAVHDDPTVAYEAAANHVAYYLRDIPGYYARVAEEAGFGDEVEAAREAETTEAAAGQLSESFLDVVGLVGTPTTARDELEELRALGVDLPIVRTPSGTDDEWVERTLETFAPERSG
- a CDS encoding MmgE/PrpD family protein encodes the protein MSAETELATFAATLSFDDVLEPVRSHARLVVADTVAAMVGGSTDPDVRGFVDGACERTPGSATVVGHDATTSRYLAAFAGGASGTVLELDEGHKYAAGHPAIHVLPALLADWEVDDGSGDDLLVSFVAGYEAAARAGRACQPLAEGYHPHGVWGPVGAAVGVAVNRGYDAATVEQAARIAAKDAQHTLMAAATEGATVRQAFAGGANLSGLLAADLAAAGFSGVDDGIARHLDLAVEGTVDRDALGADLGERWEVTQGYFKRHAACRYTHPTIDAVDALLESGLDPATVDGVRVETYPAAAALTETRPSSALQAKFSVPFAVATRLVHGTSGKPAFVADAIDEPTLALADRVEVVATDEMRDRLPDQRSARVTVTTTDGSTRSEKVVHAAGGAERPYEESVVREKFTDLVGPVLGTDSANDLWAATREGPADSTTLFELLRSGDGELG
- a CDS encoding ABC transporter ATP-binding protein; this encodes MAPLLETTDLEKTFGALVANDGISLTVDAGEVRGIIGPNGSGKSTFFNTVTGFYTADGGTVTFDGEDITGCSSHEIARKGLARTFQIVSPFENLTVRQNLLAVHSKGVRVSEDKRERADEILEFLDIAHLADDEASEMSGGQQKLLELARLLMLDPKCIMLDEPTAGVNPALQDRILDRLIAMNDRGTTFVIVEHDMDLIRAFADTVTVFDQGRIIAEGTFDEVTAESRVRDAYLGVESDLKEVLG
- a CDS encoding hydroxymethylglutaryl-CoA lyase; the encoded protein is MALDLPEDVTLVEMLPRDGFQRLDEFVPTDEKVDIIDRLSSTGVDEIEITSFTHPDAVPTLRDADEVAARIDRNPDTTYRALVPNAVGMERALDADVDKVNALITVSESYSRKNQNMTVDDILEEVDAIVDLADGTDVTVEAGIGTSFYCPYEGRIDPAATERVVERAVEAGVDEVTLATTMGLANPVQVTDLFSTIMERWPDTTYGLHLHDTNGMSLANTLAAMQAGVDRFDSSVCGLGGGVVLPEGMAGVGNTPTEDLVQMLTAMGIETSADPDRVEAVAHHVSEALGLGATSHVLMGGTVERVLETVEEAND